The genomic DNA GGGGATACCGAAGGAGTAGGCGTCGTCGATGCCGTCCTCCCACGCGCCGTTGCCGTTCATGTCGAGGTACCAGGCGCCGCTTCGGAAGACGCCGATCTGTGTGCCGGCGCCGGTCCAGCTTCCGGCGACGGGAATGTCTCCAGGGTTTCCGAACGAGAAGGATGAGTCAGCTCCGGCGTCCCATGTACGGGTTCCGTTCAGGTCAAGATGCCATCGACCTCCCCGGAAAACCCCGATCCGGTCGTTGGCGCGCAATCGGTTGTAGGCGGCGGGGACGTTCAGGCTACCGTATCCGTAGGCATTGTCGGGGCCGAAGACGCCGACATCGCCGGCGGAATCTCGAAAAGCGGCTTCTATCACTGATGCGTCGAGATCGGGAAACGCCTGAATGAGGAGAGCCATGGCTCCTGCGGCATGTGGGGCGGCGAAGGATGTGCCGGAAACGGTGGCGTAGGCTCCGGGTATGCCGAAGTCAAGGTCTGTGGTGAGGATGTCCACTCCCGGTGCGACGACCACCGGCGAAATGCCGCCGCCGCATGCAGACGGGCCCCGGCTGCTGAAGCTCGCGACCGTGCCGGTGCTGTCGACGGCTCCGACCGAGAAGGCGGAGGAATAATCGGCGGGGCTGACGATGGTTGATGGAAATGGTCCGTCATTGCCCGCGGCGAAGGTCATGGCGATTCCGGCTGCCTTCAGGATTTCTATGTCCGGATGAAACTCCGTAATGCAGCCGTAGGTGTTTTCGATCCCCCAGGAGTTGTTGACCACATCGGGAGCATCGTCGGTGTCTGGGTTGCCGTCCGGGTCGAGCAGCCATTGGAAACCGCGATGCACGGAGCTGTAGGAGGCGGCGCCGGCGTCGTTGAAGATCTTGACAGCTATCCACCTGGCGCCGGGAGCGACGCCGATGGAGCTTCCTCCCGCGTCTCCCCCCACCATGATCCCCATGGTCTTTGTCCCATGGCCGTCCCGATCGGCGGGGGAGTCGTGCTCCTGGTTCGGGTCGAACCAGCTGTTGGTGCCGCCGCGCCATCTGTCCCGCAAGTCCGGATGTGATGCATCCACCCCCGAATCCATGTTGGCAACTACGACACCCTCGCCGGTATAGCCGAGATTCCACAGTTCGGGCGCTCCGACCGCCGCGATGTTCCATTCGGGAGATGCGGGATTGCTGTAGACCGTCTTCGGCATGGGGATCGAGGCATCGAGGATTATGCTTTCCACCTGGGGGAGCTGTGCGAGTTCCTGAATTAACTGGGCATTCGCGGTGAGTGCGACTCCGTTGACGAGCCAGAGTGGGCGGACCTTTCTTATCTTCTTCTTGTCCAGGAAGTTCCGTATCTCTCGCTGAGATGCGTCCGCAACCCTCCTGAGAGCTCTGATGATCTTCGACCGGCGTGTACGCTTGTCTCGGTCACGGATGCTGTCTACCCGGGCCTTCCCCGTTGCCCTGACGATGATGGGAAATTCATGCTGCGATCCGGTTTCCATGACCTCCACGACCCGGGGGTCCAGATTGCCCGCTCCGGCAGGGCCGACTCCCGCCATGCAGAAGAGAATGACGAGGGGAAAGAATATTGGGTAGCGCTTTATCCTTCTCTTC from Geobacter sp. DSM 9736 includes the following:
- a CDS encoding S8 family serine peptidase yields the protein MKRRIKRYPIFFPLVILFCMAGVGPAGAGNLDPRVVEVMETGSQHEFPIIVRATGKARVDSIRDRDKRTRRSKIIRALRRVADASQREIRNFLDKKKIRKVRPLWLVNGVALTANAQLIQELAQLPQVESIILDASIPMPKTVYSNPASPEWNIAAVGAPELWNLGYTGEGVVVANMDSGVDASHPDLRDRWRGGTNSWFDPNQEHDSPADRDGHGTKTMGIMVGGDAGGSSIGVAPGARWIAVKIFNDAGAASYSSVHRGFQWLLDPDGNPDTDDAPDVVNNSWGIENTYGCITEFHPDIEILKAAGIAMTFAAGNDGPFPSTIVSPADYSSAFSVGAVDSTGTVASFSSRGPSACGGGISPVVVAPGVDILTTDLDFGIPGAYATVSGTSFAAPHAAGAMALLIQAFPDLDASVIEAAFRDSAGDVGVFGPDNAYGYGSLNVPAAYNRLRANDRIGVFRGGRWHLDLNGTRTWDAGADSSFSFGNPGDIPVAGSWTGAGTQIGVFRSGAWYLDMNGNGAWEDGIDDAYSFGIPTDIPVTGKWNGGSATKIGVFRNGAWYLDMNGNGTWDIQDASRYFGIPGDKPVTGDWTGTGTTRIGVVRGNTWFLDMNGNGSWDDGIDAAYTFGNPDDVPVTGDWNGGGTTKIGVIRGGTWFLDMNGNGFWDEGAGAVVTGFGIHGDVPVTGAW